One window of Merismopedia glauca CCAP 1448/3 genomic DNA carries:
- a CDS encoding MraY family glycosyltransferase codes for MDLLYHFLKSIGIANPNGSGWLTVVLTFFLAWGACYRFLPAVREFALEVGWADKPNARRLNKEPLPNAGGLAIYAAVIAALILATLLRPIEIQFALAKFLTILLGGSFLVLVGFIDDQYGLNPYIRLFTQILAALLLINSGIEITVNFGTPLDSLLSILLTVIWVVGITNAINLMDGIDGLVGGIGFITSMSLLAISAQFVNRAASTLILAALAGASLGFLRYNFHPSKIIMGDAGAYFFGYVLAATTILGSLKVNTLFALVPIVMFLLLPVLDTTQVFIRRLMAGKNPLSTPGKDHLHHRLLALGLSQRRTAIVLWGISLFSNLVAMRLQHMSAVVILATITSIIVPLGLTIWLRMRALTKTPRKSATSPK; via the coding sequence ATGGATCTCCTATATCACTTTCTGAAATCTATAGGTATTGCCAATCCTAACGGTTCTGGATGGCTGACAGTCGTTTTGACCTTTTTCCTAGCTTGGGGGGCTTGTTATCGCTTCCTGCCTGCTGTGAGAGAATTTGCTCTAGAGGTAGGTTGGGCTGATAAACCTAATGCCCGCCGTTTAAATAAAGAACCTTTACCCAATGCTGGCGGTTTAGCAATTTATGCGGCGGTGATTGCTGCGTTAATCCTGGCTACGTTACTCAGACCGATTGAGATTCAATTTGCTCTAGCCAAGTTTTTGACGATCTTACTTGGAGGATCGTTTTTAGTCCTAGTGGGATTTATTGACGATCAGTATGGATTAAACCCCTACATTCGGTTATTCACCCAAATATTAGCAGCTTTACTGCTGATTAACAGTGGCATTGAAATTACGGTCAATTTTGGAACGCCCCTTGATTCCCTACTATCTATTTTGCTGACAGTTATTTGGGTAGTGGGAATTACCAACGCTATCAATTTGATGGATGGGATTGACGGCTTAGTCGGGGGGATTGGTTTTATCACTTCGATGAGTTTGCTAGCGATTTCCGCTCAATTTGTCAATCGTGCTGCCTCAACTCTGATTTTAGCAGCCTTAGCAGGGGCATCTCTCGGCTTTTTGCGCTACAACTTCCATCCATCCAAAATCATTATGGGGGATGCAGGGGCATACTTTTTCGGCTATGTCTTGGCTGCAACTACAATTTTAGGTAGCCTGAAGGTTAATACTCTGTTTGCTTTAGTACCGATAGTCATGTTTTTGCTGCTACCAGTACTAGATACAACTCAGGTATTCATTCGCCGATTAATGGCTGGGAAGAACCCTCTGAGTACCCCTGGGAAAGACCACCTACATCACAGATTGCTAGCTTTAGGACTGTCTCAAAGAAGAACGGCGATCGTGTTGTGGGGGATTAGTCTATTCTCTAATTTGGTGGCTATGAGGCTGCAACACATGAGTGCTGTAGTGATACTAGCTACCATTACTAGCATTATTGTGCCTTTAGGATTGACAATCTGGCTGCGGATGCGCGCTTTGACAAAAACCCCCCGTAAGTCTGCAACTTCACCTAAGTAA